From the genome of Marivivens aquimaris, one region includes:
- a CDS encoding glutaredoxin has translation MSETRETAVLYRMVMPEHVCPYGLKSKALLEMKGFDVEDHWLETREETDAFLEEHNVKTSPQTWINGERVGGYDDLRDYFDIPLDDPDETSYQPVIAIFSVAFLMSLAVTLIANGTVLTLDIFTRFIAISMVLLGIQKLQDVEQFSTMFLGYDLLARKWVPYAYIYPFAETLAGLLMLAAILPWLSGPIALFVGGVGAASVFKAVYIDKRELKCACVGGGSNVPLGFVSLTENVMMLLMGIITIASLF, from the coding sequence ATGTCCGAAACCCGCGAAACCGCCGTCCTCTACCGTATGGTCATGCCTGAACATGTCTGCCCCTACGGTCTGAAATCCAAGGCTCTCCTGGAAATGAAGGGTTTTGACGTCGAGGATCACTGGCTGGAAACGCGCGAGGAAACGGATGCTTTCCTTGAGGAGCACAACGTCAAAACCTCGCCACAGACGTGGATCAACGGGGAGCGTGTCGGGGGATACGACGACCTGCGCGATTACTTCGACATTCCGCTCGATGATCCGGACGAGACGTCCTACCAGCCTGTCATCGCCATTTTCTCGGTCGCGTTCCTGATGTCGCTGGCGGTGACGCTGATTGCCAACGGGACGGTGCTGACGCTGGATATTTTCACGCGGTTTATCGCGATTTCGATGGTTCTGCTGGGTATCCAAAAATTGCAGGATGTGGAGCAGTTCAGCACGATGTTCCTCGGCTACGATCTGCTTGCTCGCAAGTGGGTGCCCTACGCCTACATCTACCCGTTTGCCGAAACGCTCGCGGGTCTGCTCATGCTCGCGGCGATCCTGCCGTGGCTGTCGGGTCCGATTGCGCTGTTCGTCGGCGGGGTAGGGGCCGCGTCGGTGTTCAAGGCGGTCTACATCGACAAGCGCGAACTGAAATGCGCTTGCGTGGGCGGCGGGAGCAACGTGCCGCTCGGCTTTGTGTCGCTGACGGAAAACGTGATGATGCTGTTGATGGGCATCATCACCATTGCCAGCCTGTTCTAA
- a CDS encoding 6,7-dimethyl-8-ribityllumazine synthase: MTKTLNIAFIKARWHADIVDQTLVGFNQSMADAGRDCDVKTFDVPGAFEMPLLAKKLGESGKFDAIVCAALVVDGGIYRHDFVASTVVENLMRAQMDTGVPVYSVSLTPHHFHGNDEHVKFYTEHFVKKGAEAANAVRMVADIEI, encoded by the coding sequence ATGACCAAAACTCTGAACATCGCCTTCATCAAGGCACGCTGGCACGCCGATATCGTCGATCAGACGCTCGTCGGTTTTAACCAGAGCATGGCCGATGCAGGCCGCGACTGCGACGTCAAAACCTTCGACGTTCCGGGCGCTTTCGAAATGCCGCTGCTGGCCAAGAAACTGGGCGAAAGCGGCAAGTTCGATGCGATCGTTTGTGCGGCGCTCGTCGTTGACGGCGGCATCTACCGCCACGATTTCGTTGCGTCGACCGTCGTTGAGAATCTGATGCGCGCGCAGATGGACACCGGCGTTCCGGTGTACTCGGTTTCGCTGACGCCGCACCACTTCCACGGCAACGACGAGCACGTGAAGTTCTACACCGAACACTTTGTGAAAAAAGGCGCCGAGGCTGCGAACGCGGTCCGTATGGTCGCCGATATCGAGATCTGA
- a CDS encoding calcium-binding protein, with the protein MIEISLQFSGKNPILLAEVDEYDIDNNAESDAYVWAYNYAFYNDGSTDGILSINLDDGDTVSYSVVYTKTGDIQITPLNGSEYGDGDGGAYPNLAMDNSGVEMLYTGNDRIVSMDADDRLYGFAGNDILRGNGGDDRLRGHTGTDRIFGGKDNDDIWGGGGNDVLRGNAGRDKLRGNAGDDTIIGGGGRDKINGGAGDDMLTGGGGNDRFVFKGEFGNDVITDFEVGADRLIIEGGNMYHTHTGYADTDAGLLLIYEGGTILLEDLQLSDFVQQGDIDY; encoded by the coding sequence ATGATCGAAATTTCCCTCCAATTCAGCGGGAAGAATCCAATCCTGTTGGCTGAAGTCGACGAGTATGACATCGACAACAACGCCGAAAGCGACGCCTACGTCTGGGCCTATAACTACGCGTTTTACAACGACGGCTCCACCGACGGCATCCTGAGCATCAACCTCGATGACGGCGACACGGTGTCCTACAGCGTCGTTTACACCAAGACCGGCGATATCCAGATTACCCCCCTGAACGGCAGCGAATACGGGGATGGCGACGGCGGTGCCTACCCCAACCTCGCCATGGATAATTCAGGGGTAGAGATGCTCTACACCGGCAACGACCGCATCGTCAGCATGGATGCCGACGACCGCCTCTACGGCTTTGCGGGCAACGACATCCTGCGCGGCAATGGCGGTGACGACAGGCTGCGCGGTCACACGGGCACGGACCGCATTTTCGGCGGCAAAGACAACGACGACATCTGGGGCGGCGGCGGGAACGACGTGCTGCGCGGGAACGCGGGCCGCGATAAACTGCGCGGCAATGCGGGTGACGACACCATCATTGGCGGCGGCGGACGTGACAAGATCAACGGCGGCGCGGGCGACGACATGCTGACGGGCGGCGGCGGAAACGATCGCTTTGTTTTCAAGGGTGAGTTCGGCAACGACGTCATCACCGATTTCGAGGTCGGCGCGGACCGCCTGATCATCGAAGGCGGCAATATGTATCACACCCACACGGGCTACGCGGATACCGATGCGGGTCTGCTGCTCATCTACGAAGGCGGCACGATCTTGCTAGAAGATCTGCAACTCAGCGATTTCGTCCAGCAAGGCGACATCGACTACTGA